The Terriglobus roseus sequence CGCATCTATCCTGCGGCGGATCTTTCGGAACAGATCTCAACAGCCGGCCTGGAAGCAAGTGGCACGGGCTGCATGAAATTCATGATGAACGGGGCAGTCGCCATCGGCACGCTGGACGGCGCCAACATCGAAATCCGAGAAGAGGCAGGCGAAGAGAACTTTTTCCTGTTTGGTCTGACGACGCCACAGATCGCCGAGCTCAAAAAAGGCGGATACAAACCAACAACGTACTACGACAAGAGCCCGGCGCTGAAAGAAGTGATGGATGGCTTGCGCGACGGTCGCTTTTCGAACGGAGATCGCGACCTGTTTGCTCCACTGGTCAATGAGTTAATGACCACCGATCGATACTTTGTCCTTGCCGACTTTGACGCGTACGCTGCGGCGCAAGCGGAGGCGGGGAGCGCGTACGCCGATTTCGCACGATGGGGCCGCATGTCGCTGCTGAATACGGCACGCTCCGGCAAGTTCTCAAGCGATCGTACGATTCGCCAATATGCTCAGGACATCTGGAAGGTGCCGACGCGATAACTACCGCTTCGGAGAGGACATTAAGCGTCAATGAGCCGCGGTGCTGTCCACCGCGGCTTTCACCTTTGCCCAGAACGATGCGCGCGCCGCGGTGTGCGAGGCTCCGGTCGCTTCCGGCCAGTCGCCCAGCGTGACGATCACCAGTTTCCGTTGCGGGTCGATCAGAATGGACTGCCCAAAGATGCCCAGCGCGGCGAAACTACCGTCCGGCTGCGGCCACCAGCCGTAACCGTAGGCGGTATTGCCGGCCTTCACCTGGGCGCGGGTCGCCTCTGGGAACCAGTCAGGGCTGACCGCGCCGTCACCGCCACGCAGAACCCAAAGGCCCAGCCGCCCGAAATCGCGCAGACTTGCGGACAATCCCGACCCGCCGAACTCTTCGCCGGCTGCGCCGGGTGCCGTCGCAATCCAGGTCGCGTCGTGCTCCATGCCTGCATGCTTCCATATGGCGGCCGAGAGTTGCTCCCCCAGAGTCTTCCCCGTGGCACGGCGCAGCAGGACACCCAGCAGGTCGGTTTCACCCGTGTTGTAGTGCCAGCGAGCACCCGGAGGAGCGTCGCGTGGGAGAGTCCGCATGTACTCCACGGTGTTGTTCTTTCCGGCGGCGCTGGACGTGGTGTAGAGACGGACGTTGTCCGCGTCCGAGGAGGTGTAGCTCTCGTTCCAGCCCACGCCACTGGTCATGGTCATCAACTGCCGCACCGTGACGCCGTCATAGGCACTGCCGCGCATCTCCGGCAGATAGGCTGTTACAGCATCGTCCAGGGACCGCAGCGATCCGTCGCGCAGGGCGGTCCCGGCCAGCGTGTCGGTGACTGCCTTTGTGACGGAGAAACCAGTCCAGTGGCCGCTCGGTTTCAGTCCCAGCGCATATCGTTCAGCCCACACCTTGCCGTCCTTCAGCACCAGAACTCCCGCCAGGTGTTCGGCAGCCATGTACCCGGCCACCTCCGTATCGAGCAGACGGCGCCCGGGGGGCAGCGGCAGGACCGGCTGTCTGCCTCTGCGAACGACATGCACCGGGAAGACCTTATCCATCTGCTGGAAGCGGTCATCCCTTTGCGCGACCGTCCAGTTCAGGTCATCCGCGAGCCGTTGACCAACCGTTTGCGATGGCGCTCCCAGGTCTGTACTGGGGCCATCAGCATGCGCCGTAACGACAAAGATGA is a genomic window containing:
- a CDS encoding serine hydrolase domain-containing protein; amino-acid sequence: MRSSARSRNLALALLLIFVVTAHADGPSTDLGAPSQTVGQRLADDLNWTVAQRDDRFQQMDKVFPVHVVRRGRQPVLPLPPGRRLLDTEVAGYMAAEHLAGVLVLKDGKVWAERYALGLKPSGHWTGFSVTKAVTDTLAGTALRDGSLRSLDDAVTAYLPEMRGSAYDGVTVRQLMTMTSGVGWNESYTSSDADNVRLYTTSSAAGKNNTVEYMRTLPRDAPPGARWHYNTGETDLLGVLLRRATGKTLGEQLSAAIWKHAGMEHDATWIATAPGAAGEEFGGSGLSASLRDFGRLGLWVLRGGDGAVSPDWFPEATRAQVKAGNTAYGYGWWPQPDGSFAALGIFGQSILIDPQRKLVIVTLGDWPEATGASHTAARASFWAKVKAAVDSTAAH